The Eurosta solidaginis isolate ZX-2024a chromosome 4, ASM4086904v1, whole genome shotgun sequence genome includes a window with the following:
- the LOC137247732 gene encoding dolichol-phosphate mannosyltransferase subunit 1-like has protein sequence MAETPGWTSSKVHTVGSSPGDSVEYVLVDVLSDNNNTVLIGCVYRPYSQTLLLLSLSPWFSAQISCKVSEVITIVLRPRESKLGLGTAYIHGIKHATGDFIIIVDADLSHHPRFIPAFIELQATKDYDIVSGTRYRGEGGVFGWDFKRKLRSRGANFLSQILLRPNASDLIGSFRLDKKDVLEKCIASCVSKGYVFQVEMLVRARQHGFSIGEVPITFVDRVYGTSKLGGTEVIQFAKNLLYLVAMRSK, from the exons ATGGCTGAAACTCCGGGCTGGACATCGAGCAAGGTGCACACGGTGGG TTCTAGTCCTGGTGATTCTGTTGAATATGTGCTCGTTGATGTGCTTTCCGATAATAACAATACGGTTCTTATCGGTTGCGTATACAGGCCATATAGCCAA acgttgttgttgctctccCTTTCTCCCTGGTTTTcggcacaaataagctgcaaagtcagtgaaGTTATTACGATAGTGCTGCGACCGCGCGAATCCAAATTGGGTCTTGGTACTGCATACATCCATGGTATCAAACACGCCACTGGAGATTTTATTATAATAGTGGATGCGGATTTGAGCCATCATCCGAGATTCATTCCCGCATTCATTGAGCTTCAAGCTACAAAGGACTATGATATAGTCTCAGGTACACGGTATAGAGGTGAGGGTGGGGTTTTCGGTTGGGACTTCAAACGTAAACTCAGATCTCGCGGAGCTAACTTCCTTTCGCAAATTCTACTGCGTCCCAATGCGTCGGATTTAATTGGTTCATTTCGTTTAGATAAAAAGGACGTGCTCGAGAAATGTATTGCCAGTTGTGTTTCGAAAGGCTATGTCTTTCAAGTGGAAATGTTAGTACGCGCACGTCAACATGGCTTCAGTATTGGTGAAGTACCTATAACATTTGTGGATCGCGTGTACGGCACCTCAAAACTGGGCGGAACAGAAGTTATTCAATTtgccaaaaatttattatatttagttGCAATGCGTAGTAAGTAG